The genomic DNA TGTCCTCGGTCGAGCAGGACGTCAAGAACATGTACAAGGTGGGCCAGAACACCACCCGCCTGCTGATGGTCTCCGGCGACGTCGTGATCGGCTGGCTGCTGCTCCGCCAGGCCGCCGTCGCGCTGGCCAAGCTGGAGGCCGGCGCCTCGGAGAAGGACGTCCCCTTCTACCGGGGCAAGGTCGCCGCGGCCCGCTTCTTCGCCCGCAACGTCCTCCCGACCACCACCTCGCAGCGGAAGATCGCCGAGGGCGTGGACAACGAGATCATGGACCTCGCGGAGGAGGCCTTCTAGGCCCGCCCGAACCACCTGACACACCCTCAACACGCAGGGCCCGGCACCCGCCGGGCCCTGCTGTGTGTGACGGTCCTTCACTGTTCTGTCACTCTTGGCGGGATAGCGCTGTCCTGTCCGTGTACGGGCATATGCTCGGGGCGGAGCCGGTCCCCCATCCGGTTGCCGATCTCCCTCAACTCAGGAGCAACATGTCGACCGCCGCCCGAACGGCCTCCTTCGACCGGACGCACACCGACGACCTGATCGCGTTCCTGCGCGACTCTCCGTCGCCGTACCACGCCGTGGCGAGCGCCGCCGAGCGGCTGGAGAAGGCCGGCTTCCGCCGCGTGCAGGAGACCGACGCCTGGGACGGGGCCACGGGCGGCCGGTACCTCATCCGCGGCGGCGCGCTGATCGCCTGGTACGTGCCCGAGGGCGCGACCCCGGCGACGCCGTTCCGGGTGGTGGGCACCCACACCGACTCGCCCAACCTGAGGGTCAAGCCCGTCCCCGACACCGGGTCGGCCGGCTGGCGGCAGATCGCGGTCGAGATCTACGGCGGCGTCCCGCTCAACACCTGGCTCGACCGCGACCTCGGCCTCTCCGGCCGGCTCGCGCTGCGCGACGGCACCACCCGGCTGGTCAAGATCGACGAGCCGCTGCTGCGCGTCCCGCAGCTCGCCATCCACCTCGACCGCCAGGTCAACGAGGGCCTCAAGCTCGACAAGCAGCGCCACCTCACGCCGATCTGGGGAATCGGCAAGGTCACCGAGGGCGCGCTGGTCGAGTACGTCGCGGAGCGGGCGGGCGTGGCGGCCGCCGACATCGCCGGCTGGGACCTGATGACCCACGACGTCCAGCCGCCCTGCTACCTGGGCCGCGACCGCGAGCTGCTGGCCGGCCCGCGCCTGGACAACCTGCTGTCCGTGCACGCCGCCACCGCGGCGGTCGCCGCCGTCGCCGGCGCCGACCTGCCCCACATCCCGGTGCTCGCCGCCTTCGACCACGAGGAGACCGGCAGCGAGTCCGACACCGGCGCGCAGAGCCCGCTGCTCGGCAACGTCCTGGAGCGCAGCGTCCACTCCCGCGGCGGCAACGCCGAGGACCGCGCCCGCGCCCTGGCCGGCACCGTCTGCCTCTCCTCCGACATGGGCCACGCCGTCCACCCGAACTACAGCGAGCGCCACGAGCCCGGCCACCACCCGATGCCCAACGGCGGCCCGATCCTCAAGGTCAACGTCAACAACCGGTACGCCACCGACGCGCTCGGCCGGGCCGTGTTCGCCGCCGCCTGCGAGAAGGCCGGCGTGCCCTGGCAGACCTTCGTCTCCAACAACGCCATGCCCTGCGGCACCACGATCGGCCCGATCACCGCCGCCCGCCTCGGCATCACCACCGTCGACTGCGGCATCGCGGCGCTGTCCATGCACTCCGCCCGCGAGCTGTGCGGCGCCGACGACCCGTTCCTGCTGGCCGCCGCGATCAAGGCCTTCCTGGAGGGCTGAGAACGGCTCGGGGAGCCCCGGGGCGGGGCTCCCTGCCGCAGCGGACTACTCCAGGCCGGCCAGCACCAGCGGCAGGCGGGTCGCCCCGCCCCCGGCCAGCCGCACCGGCACGCCCCAGTCCTGCTGGTGCACGTGGCACGCCGGGTACTCGATCTCCGGGTCGTCGTCGCAGGACGCCGCCATCGCCGACACGTGCAGCACGCCCTCGGCGACCTCCCCGTTCAGCACCAGCTCCCGCGACAGGTCGGTGTCCGCACCCGACCCCGCCAGCAGCAGCTCCGGAGGCGTCGAGGAGACCAGCAGCCGGGTCGACGGACCGTAGCGCTCGTCCAGCTTCTGCCCGGACGGCGCCCGGAACACCACGTCCAGACGCAGCGCGCCCGGCGCCACCTCGGTCGCCGCCCGCTGGGTCCGGTGCGCCACCGCCTCCACCCGCACGGCCTCCTCGGGCAGCCGCAGCCGGGTCAGCCGGTGCCGGGCCGACTCCACCACCACGATGTCCCCGTCCACCAGCACCGCGCCCGACGGCTCCCGCAGGTCCGTCGCCAGCGTCGTCACCTCGCCCGACACCGGGTCGAAACGGCGCAGCGCGTGGTTGTAGGTGTCGGAGACCGCCACCGAGCCGTCCGGCAGGACGGTCACCCCCAGCGGGTGCTGGAGCAGGGCCTGACCGGCCGCGCCGTCCCGGTGCCCGAAGTCGAACAGGCCGGTGCCGACCGCCGTGTGCACCTCCTTCGTTTCACGTGAAACCCAGCGCACCGCCGAGGTCTCCGAGTCCGCGACCCACAGCCGCTCACCGTCCGCCGAGACCGCCAGGCCCGACGGCTGCGCGAACCACGCCTCCGCGGCCGGGCCGTCCACCAGGCCCTCGTTGGTGGTGCCGGCCGCCACTTCGACCGTGCCCGCCACCGGGTCGAACGCCCACAGCTGGTGCACGCCCGCCATCGCGATCCACACCCGGCCGTCGAAGAACGCCACGTCCCACGGCGAGGACAGGTCCACCTCCAGGGCCGGCCCCCCGGTCGGCGAACCCTGCCACCACTGCCGACCGGTCCCGGCCAGCGTGGTCACCGAGCCGTCCGCCAGCCGCACACCGCGCAGCGCGTGGTTCACGGTGTCCGCCACCACCACGTCGTAGCCCAGCTCCAGCCCGGCCGGGACCAGCGCCAGCCCCTGCGGCTCGCTGAACCGGGGCTCGGCGCCGTCCCGCAGCCCCCGCTCGCCGTCGCCGATCCGCCGCACCACGCTCTCGCCGTCCTCCGCCAGCTCCACCAGCGCGTGGTGGCCGGAGTCCGCGACCAGGAAGTGCCCGTCCGGCAGGCGCACCGCCTTCCCCGGGAACTTCAGGTCCCCGGCGGTCGGCTCCGGCGGCACGTACGGGCCCTCGCCGCGGCGCAGCGTGCCCTTCGCGGCGTGCTCCGCCTCCAACTCCTCCACCAGCCGGGCGATCGCGTGCGC from Kitasatospora terrestris includes the following:
- a CDS encoding M18 family aminopeptidase translates to MSTAARTASFDRTHTDDLIAFLRDSPSPYHAVASAAERLEKAGFRRVQETDAWDGATGGRYLIRGGALIAWYVPEGATPATPFRVVGTHTDSPNLRVKPVPDTGSAGWRQIAVEIYGGVPLNTWLDRDLGLSGRLALRDGTTRLVKIDEPLLRVPQLAIHLDRQVNEGLKLDKQRHLTPIWGIGKVTEGALVEYVAERAGVAAADIAGWDLMTHDVQPPCYLGRDRELLAGPRLDNLLSVHAATAAVAAVAGADLPHIPVLAAFDHEETGSESDTGAQSPLLGNVLERSVHSRGGNAEDRARALAGTVCLSSDMGHAVHPNYSERHEPGHHPMPNGGPILKVNVNNRYATDALGRAVFAAACEKAGVPWQTFVSNNAMPCGTTIGPITAARLGITTVDCGIAALSMHSARELCGADDPFLLAAAIKAFLEG
- a CDS encoding NHL domain-containing thioredoxin family protein; the protein is MASRARVRAPELVGAGGWLNTGGKELKLADLRGKCVVLDFWTFCCINCLHVLDELRELEEKHRDTVVIVGVHSPKFVHEADHRAVVDAVDRYEVHHPVLDDPELATWKQYAVRAWPTLVVIDPEGYVVAQHAGEGHAHAIARLVEELEAEHAAKGTLRRGEGPYVPPEPTAGDLKFPGKAVRLPDGHFLVADSGHHALVELAEDGESVVRRIGDGERGLRDGAEPRFSEPQGLALVPAGLELGYDVVVADTVNHALRGVRLADGSVTTLAGTGRQWWQGSPTGGPALEVDLSSPWDVAFFDGRVWIAMAGVHQLWAFDPVAGTVEVAAGTTNEGLVDGPAAEAWFAQPSGLAVSADGERLWVADSETSAVRWVSRETKEVHTAVGTGLFDFGHRDGAAGQALLQHPLGVTVLPDGSVAVSDTYNHALRRFDPVSGEVTTLATDLREPSGAVLVDGDIVVVESARHRLTRLRLPEEAVRVEAVAHRTQRAATEVAPGALRLDVVFRAPSGQKLDERYGPSTRLLVSSTPPELLLAGSGADTDLSRELVLNGEVAEGVLHVSAMAASCDDDPEIEYPACHVHQQDWGVPVRLAGGGATRLPLVLAGLE